Part of the Chloroflexota bacterium genome, CCCTCAGCCCACGCCGACTCTGTTGCCTTCACTGCTCGACCTGGCCGGAGAGACGACGCTGGACGAGGCCCGCCAAAAGATGAGCTTCACGATCTTGCTCCCGGCGTATCCTGAAAACCTCGGCCTGCCCGACCGCGTGTTTGTGCAAAACCTGGGTGGCTCGGTGGCTGTGATGGTCTGGCTCGACCCGGAGCAACCTGATCGGGTGCGAATGAGTTTTCACGAATTTGGGCCGAACACTTACGCCGATAAGAAGTTTCAGCCGACGATCATCGCCGCCACGATGGTAAACGGGCAGCCGGCGGTGTGGACGGAAGGGCCGTACTTACTGGAGTTGAAGAGCGGCAACTGGGACTTGCGGCGGTTGATCGAAGGTCACGTCCTGATTTGGGTTGAGGCCGAAGTGACCTATCGCCTGGAAACCGATCTGCCGCTAGACGAGGCCGTGAAGATCGCCGAGTCGTTGAAATGAAACTCGACCTTCAACCTGGAACCTTCCGGGCCGGAGCGGTGTACTTCTTCTTGAAAGGAACTTCGCCATGAAACGCCTTGTCCTGTTTTCTGTTTTGTCGCTCGTTTTGCTTTTGGTCTTTCCGGTCTTTGCCGGCGGCTGGTCGGTGGTGACGTTGGACTCGCTGCCGGACAAAATTGTAGCTGGTCAACCTGTCAACGTCGGCTTCATGGTGCGCCAGCACGGGCAAACGCCAATGGCCGGGCTGACGCCGGAGATCAAACTGCAAAAGGCGGATGCTCCCAAGTTGTTCCGGGTCGTTGCTCGACCCAGCGGCGGGGTCGGCCATTACACCGCCGCGATTACTTTCCCCGATGCCGGCGAATGGAACTGGACGATCAACGCCTTCCCGGAACCGCAGACCATGCCCCAGCTGACGGTGTTGTCCGCCGGATCATCAGCGAGCGCAGAGGCTTCACCATTGCCAATGATGGTAGGCGGCGTCGGGTTGGCCGTCGCGGTTGGGGCGGCCTTGATCTTTTTCCGGGCGCGGGTTGCGTGGGCGGCGGCGCTGATTCTTGCCGGGGCGCTAGTGGGCGCAATGGGGTTCGCCTCAACGGCGACTCATGACAATGGAAGCGCGGCGGTCGGGCCGGTCTATACTCAGGAGCAACTCGGCCAGCGGCTATTTGTAGCCAAAGGGTGTGTGACGTGCCACATTCACGAGTCGGTCCGACAAGGATGGCAGGGCTTGTCGGTAGACATCGGCCCCAACCTGACCAACTTCACTGCCAACCCGGGTTATCTGACCAAGTGGCTCTATAACCCTCCGGCGCTCAAGCCAAACACCCAAATGCCCCGTCTCGGCTTGAGCGAGGAGGAGATGAAGGCGCTCATCGCCTTCATCAACGCTCCATGATTAGTGAAACCCCGAATGAAACTGATTTCACTGATTTGGAAGGTTATGTGAGGAGAGTTACCATGAAACCGATTCGCTTCTTTGCGATATTGTTAGTGCTGGCGGTTCTGCTCTTGCCCGCCACTCACCTGGCACTGGCCTGGCCCGATCAACCGCCGGACGCGGCCTTCATTAGCGGGCCGGGCATTGCCGGGCAAATAGAAATCACCGACAAGGCCGTTCTCAGGGTGTTGCGGTTGGGCGGCGTCGAAGACTTTGCCGGCGGGCCGGTTGCCGAGCCGGCGGCTGGCAACTATTACACCATCACCCGCTACTTTTATGATGGTGAGTTTAACTTCGGCGTGCTCACTTACGCCGCAACACCCGCTGGAAGTTACATCCGTTTCGACGACGGCCCCGACCTCTCTGGCAACCACACTGAATTTAACGGCAAATGGTTCAGGGTAACAAACGAAGGCGAGACTGCGATCCAAAACCTCTTGCAGACGATGGGTGTCTCGCCGGTTGCCCCCTCGGCGGCGGTTGAAATTGGGCCAGCCGCTTCGGCAAATACAACCGCTTTGTCTCCGAGCCAACCGTTGATTTGGGTTGCGGTGCTGGTGGGCGTATTAGCTTTGAGCGGCGGCATACTGGCCCTTGCCAGGCTTTATCCTATTGAAAAGGCAAAATGAGCTTTGGCAACTCTCGACCAAAACGCGAAGCGCACCGAGCCATGTAATCTGCGGCTCCATTACTTGACCGGCACAAACCCCAACTCGGCCACAATCTTCTGTGCTTCGGGGCCGAACACCCGTGTCGGGCGAGAACAGGGTCTTGTTCTCCTTCTTCCCCAGCCGCAGAACGTTCTCCAGAAAATAGACGTGCGTGCCGGAGTTGCTCTCACGCGAGAGCAAAACGATAGGCCGATCGTCGCCGCCCACCTCGCGCCAGTTGGTGATCTGCCCGCTGTAAATCGCCGAGAGTTGCGGCAAGCTGAGTCGGTTCACCGGGTTGGCCGGGTTGACGACGATGGCGATGGCGTCTTTGGCGACCACGAACTCAACCGCTTCAATGCCGTTAGCTTCAGCCTGCTGGCGCTCCTCGTCTTTGATGGCCCGCGAGGCGTTGGCGATCGTCACCGTGCCGTTGATCAGCGCGGCAATGCCCGTGCCACTCCCGCCGCCCGTCACCGAGAGTTGAGTCTCAGGGTGAGCCGCCTCGTAAGCCTCGGCCCAGGCCAGGGCCAGATTCACCATCGTGTCCGAGCCTTTGTTCTCGATTGTGGTTTGGGCGGAAGGGGCGGGGGTTGAAGAAGCCGAGGGAGAGGCGCAGGCGGCTAAAAGAAGAACGGCAAACAGCAAAAAGCGATTCTGTTGTAGAGCGCAATTCACGAGCGTGATTATAGCGCGTTACTTTCGAATTAGAGAGGCTCCTAAAATCAACTTTGCGGTACAATCCCGTCATCAATGGCGAAGATCAGCGTCGAGCATCTCGACTTTTATTACGGCCCCAAGCGCGCGCTACTCAACGTGAACATGGAAATCGCCGAGCGTGAGATTACCGCCCTCATCGGCCCATCCGGGTGTGGCAAGTCCACCTTTCTGCGTTGCCTCAACCGCATGAACGACACAATTGACGGCGCGCGCGTCGTCGGCAAAATTGCGCTGGACGACCAGGATGTTTACGCGCCGAGCGTGGACGTGGCCGATCTGCGTCGCCGGGTCGGCCTCGTGTTCCAAAAGCCAAACCCTTTCCCGAAGTCCATCTTTGAGAACGTGGCCTTCGGCCCGCGCGTGCTCGGCCTGACGCGCGACTTGCCTCAGCGCGTGGAGCAGTCGCTTCGCGGCGCGGCGCTGTGGGACGAGGCAAAGGATCATCTACACGAGTCGGCGTTGGGCTTGTCGCTCGGCCAGCAACAACGGCTGTGCATCGCCCGGGTGCTGGCGGTGGAACCGGAAGTGATCCTCATGGACGAGCCATGCTCGGCCCTCGACCCGGTGGCCACTTTGAAAATCGAAGAACTGATGCGCGAACTGAAAGAATATTACACCATCGTCATCGTCACTCACAACATGCAACAAGCGGCCCGCGTCTCCGACCGCGCCGGCCTGTTCTGGCTCGGCGAGTTGGTGGAGTTCGACCTCACCGGCAAACTCTTCACCCGCCCGGCCAAAGAAATTAGCGAGAACTACATTACTGGCCGGTTCGGATAACGGCCTGCTGAAAGGATCGTCGCCATGTCTCAGTCTCTACGCCCACACTTTGATCGTGAACTTTCCGAGATCCGCGACAACTTGCTTCGCATGGGCAGTCTGGTGGACACGGCTGTTGCGCGTTCCATCACGGCCTTGAACAACCGCGACGTCAACCTGGCCCGTCAGATCGTCCTTGACGATACTGTCATCAACGATCTGCGCTTCAAGGTTGAGGAGGACTGCTTGACGCTGATTGCCACCCAGCAACCGGCGGCCAGCGACCTGCGGACGGTGGTGGCGGCCATGAACATCGTCAACGATATGGAGCGCATGGGCGACCACGCCACCGGCATCGCCAAGACCGTCCTTCGCATGGGCGACCAGCCTCTGCTCAAGCCCCTCGTTGACATTCCGCGCATGTCCGACCTGGCCCGCGACATGCTCAAACGTAGCCTCGACGCCTTCCTGGCCCGCAACGCCGAAGCCGCCCGCGCCATCGCCGCTCAAGACGACGACATTGACCACCTCTACAAAGCCATCTTCGATGAGCTACTGGCTATTATGGCGCAAGACCCAGGCACCATCCAGCGCGGCACGTACTTGTTGTGGTGCGCTCACAATCTGGAGCGCATCGGCGACCGGGTGACTAACATCGCCGAGCGCGTGATCTTCATGACCACTGGCACGATGAAAGAGTTGAATGTCTGATGCGGCGGCTTACCCGACAACTCAACTTCCTCTGCCCGAGTCGGGGACACTCAAAATCGGAGTGGTGGCCGACACTCACCTCCCCGACCGCCTTCTCTCCCTTCCCTCGCAACTCTTCACCGCCCTCGACGGTGTAGACCTCATTCTTCATGCAGGCGACATTAGCAATCCAAAAGCCTTGAGAGAACTGGAGCGGGTTGCGCCGGTGATTGCCGTGCTGGGCAACCGCGACATTTGGTATCAAGCCAACTGGAGTCTGCCGCTGGATCGAGTCATTGAGGTGGGCGCGGTGCGCATCGGCCTGACGCACGGCCACGGCGGGTTGAGGGGTTACGTCCGAGAAAAGCTTTTCTACTACACCGTCGGCTTCCACCTGGAGAGCTTCATCGCCGCCGCGCAGGCCCGCTTCAGCGATGTGCAGGCCATCGCCTTCGGCCACTCGCATCATCCTTTCAACGAAAGGCGGGGCCAGGTTTTGATGTTCAACCCAGGCTCGGTCAGCCCCAGTTATCGGGCCGCGTTTGGGGCGTCCATCGGCATTCTCACGTCGGACGGGCGCGAGGTGCGCGGCGAGATTATGCCGCTGGGGTTTCGAGGAGAAGCTCGGAAACTGTTCTAAGAGAGTGTCTTAAAAGTCGCTCAAAGCCCGCGTCCTCGCAGGCCCCTTCGGGCAACCGCGAGGACGCGGTTGGAGAGCAGTTTTAAGACAGTCTCTAACGCTCTGGCAGGGCGATGTAACTGAAGTTGCCCACCTCAGTCAGGCAACGGCATGGCTATTTGCGCAACTCAGCCGACAAGACCGCTAAGCGTTTGTTCACTCTCAGCCAGGCCGCGCTTGGCACCGCCGGCGGAATGGCCCGGTGCCGCTCTTTGCTCAAACGGAAAGCGAAATCTTCAATAAGGGTGGCAATGGGATCGGTGGGAGACTCGTACAGGAGCGGACGACCCCGGTTGATGGCGCCCACAAAGGTGTCGGAGGCGAAAGGCAGAACCAGGGTGACCGGCATGTGCAGGGCGGCTTCGATGTTTTTGCGCGGTAGGCCGTGATGCTCAAACGTCCAGTTCAACACCAGCTTGATCTTGTCTTTGCTGTAACCCAGCCGGGTGTAAGTGTCCAGGGCCGCCGCCGCCGCCCGCACCGAGGACATCTCCGGAGCCAGCGGCACCAGGATCACGTCGGCGGCGTCGAGCAGGGTCAGGGTCGTCTCGCTAAAGTCGTGAGCTGTGTCGGCGATGACGTAATCGTAATGCGTCTTGAGCAGTTTTATGGCGGCCCTTAGCACTTCATTCGCCAACTCTTCGGCTTCGGTGGGCAGGGTGGGCGCGGCGATGAAGTCCAGTCCGCTGGCATGTTGGCCTATGATGGTATGCAACGTTTCAAAATCCATATCATCCAGGCTGAACCCGGCCAGGTCGCCCCAGGTGCGCTTGAGGGGCGTGTCCAGCATGAGGGCGATCTGCCCGGCGCTGAACACCAAATCCAGCAGCAACGTGGGCGTCTCCCACAACTGGGCCAGGCCAATGCTCAGATTCGTAGCCAGGCTTGAAGAGCCAATGCCGCCCCGTAAACTATGAACGGCAACGAGCTGGGCCTCTTCAGTTCGAGTCAGCCCCAGCGATTGCGCCAGCTTGCCGGCTTCAGAGCGCCGCAACAACACCGTCAGGCGGGCGGCCAACTCCGCCGGTTCAAACGGCTTGTTCATGAAATCGTCCGCCCCGGCCTCAAAGGCCTGGAGCTTTTCTTCCAGTTCCGATTGGCCGGTGAGAATCAGAATAGGCGTTTGGGCAAATTCGGGGTCCCGGCGCAGGCGGCGAGTGACTTCGTAACCGTTCATGCCAGGCATCATCACATCCGAAATAATCACGTCCGGGTGATCGGTTTTGACCGCCACCAATCCCTTAACGCCGTCTGAAGCCGTGCTGACTTCGTAGCCGAGCCGGGTCAGGGTGGCGGCGGTAAGTTTGAGAACAATGGGGTCGTCGTCAATTGCTAAAGCGCGTGGCATAAACTCCTCTTTCTTCTCGCTGGCTGTCCGGCCGGCGAGCAATCAAGAATTTCAGGCAGGCGTTAATTGCGTCAGATATTCCTGCAAGCGCCCGGCTTCTTCTTTGGCCTGTATCAACAAAGCCGAAGCGCCCGACAGCTCGTCATCGAATCCCATCTTTTCGAGTTGTTGGGCTACGGCGCTCAAAGGCTTGGCGCTGAAGCTGGCAGAGACGCCCTTCAACGAGTGCGCGGCCTGAGCCAGCGCGTGCGCGTCGTGAGAAACAACAGCCGCCTCCAGCCGTTGCATATCCATCGGCAGGCGATGCGCGAACTCGGTGAACAACTCGACGAAGAGCGCGCGGTCATCGCCAAAACGATCCAGAGCTTCTTCTATGTTCACCGGCGCGGCGGCCTCGCCAGGGGCCGCCGCCTCTGGCGGGGTAGCCTCCGCCTCCGGGGCAGGGGTCGGCCCTGCTTTCTGCGCCCAGCGTTGTAGAAGGGCGGCCAGTTCTTTAGGCTCAATGGGCTTGGAGAGGTAGTCATCCATACCGGCTTTCAGGCACCGCT contains:
- a CDS encoding c-type cytochrome; protein product: MKRLVLFSVLSLVLLLVFPVFAGGWSVVTLDSLPDKIVAGQPVNVGFMVRQHGQTPMAGLTPEIKLQKADAPKLFRVVARPSGGVGHYTAAITFPDAGEWNWTINAFPEPQTMPQLTVLSAGSSASAEASPLPMMVGGVGLAVAVGAALIFFRARVAWAAALILAGALVGAMGFASTATHDNGSAAVGPVYTQEQLGQRLFVAKGCVTCHIHESVRQGWQGLSVDIGPNLTNFTANPGYLTKWLYNPPALKPNTQMPRLGLSEEEMKALIAFINAP
- a CDS encoding PstS family phosphate ABC transporter substrate-binding protein, which encodes MNCALQQNRFLLFAVLLLAACASPSASSTPAPSAQTTIENKGSDTMVNLALAWAEAYEAAHPETQLSVTGGGSGTGIAALINGTVTIANASRAIKDEERQQAEANGIEAVEFVVAKDAIAIVVNPANPVNRLSLPQLSAIYSGQITNWREVGGDDRPIVLLSRESNSGTHVYFLENVLRLGKKENKTLFSPDTGVRPRSTEDCGRVGVCAGQVMEPQITWLGALRVLVESCQSSFCLFNRIKPGKGQYAAAQS
- a CDS encoding phosphate ABC transporter ATP-binding protein, whose amino-acid sequence is MAKISVEHLDFYYGPKRALLNVNMEIAEREITALIGPSGCGKSTFLRCLNRMNDTIDGARVVGKIALDDQDVYAPSVDVADLRRRVGLVFQKPNPFPKSIFENVAFGPRVLGLTRDLPQRVEQSLRGAALWDEAKDHLHESALGLSLGQQQRLCIARVLAVEPEVILMDEPCSALDPVATLKIEELMRELKEYYTIVIVTHNMQQAARVSDRAGLFWLGELVEFDLTGKLFTRPAKEISENYITGRFG
- the phoU gene encoding phosphate signaling complex protein PhoU yields the protein MSQSLRPHFDRELSEIRDNLLRMGSLVDTAVARSITALNNRDVNLARQIVLDDTVINDLRFKVEEDCLTLIATQQPAASDLRTVVAAMNIVNDMERMGDHATGIAKTVLRMGDQPLLKPLVDIPRMSDLARDMLKRSLDAFLARNAEAARAIAAQDDDIDHLYKAIFDELLAIMAQDPGTIQRGTYLLWCAHNLERIGDRVTNIAERVIFMTTGTMKELNV
- a CDS encoding metallophosphoesterase gives rise to the protein MSDAAAYPTTQLPLPESGTLKIGVVADTHLPDRLLSLPSQLFTALDGVDLILHAGDISNPKALRELERVAPVIAVLGNRDIWYQANWSLPLDRVIEVGAVRIGLTHGHGGLRGYVREKLFYYTVGFHLESFIAAAQARFSDVQAIAFGHSHHPFNERRGQVLMFNPGSVSPSYRAAFGASIGILTSDGREVRGEIMPLGFRGEARKLF
- a CDS encoding response regulator, with translation MPRALAIDDDPIVLKLTAATLTRLGYEVSTASDGVKGLVAVKTDHPDVIISDVMMPGMNGYEVTRRLRRDPEFAQTPILILTGQSELEEKLQAFEAGADDFMNKPFEPAELAARLTVLLRRSEAGKLAQSLGLTRTEEAQLVAVHSLRGGIGSSSLATNLSIGLAQLWETPTLLLDLVFSAGQIALMLDTPLKRTWGDLAGFSLDDMDFETLHTIIGQHASGLDFIAAPTLPTEAEELANEVLRAAIKLLKTHYDYVIADTAHDFSETTLTLLDAADVILVPLAPEMSSVRAAAAALDTYTRLGYSKDKIKLVLNWTFEHHGLPRKNIEAALHMPVTLVLPFASDTFVGAINRGRPLLYESPTDPIATLIEDFAFRLSKERHRAIPPAVPSAAWLRVNKRLAVLSAELRK